AGGGGCGGCGTGGAGAAGGTATTCACGGGCCAGCTCCTGGCCCCCTTTTCTCCCATCCCCCTCGAAGCGTTGGCGGCGCGCATCGAGTACGTCCAGATCGGCGGCGTGATGGAAGTCGAGGACGCGCGCGTGGAACCCTTCGAGGTGCACCACCCGCAACGGTGCTTCGGCTTCGTGGTCGAGGTCCGGGGGCGGAAAATCGTCTACGCCACGGACACCGAGCCCGACGGCGGGCGGTTGGACGCCCAGCTCCAGGAAAGGGCGGCCGGGGCCGACCTGCTCGTGATGGACTCCAACAACTCCGTCGAGGAGGCTTCCGACCGGAAGGGGTGGGGCCATTCCACGTGGCGGGACTGCGTCCGCGTGGCCAAGAAGGCCAAGGTGGGCCAGCTCGTTCTGTACCACAACGACCCCTTCCATTCCGATACCGTTCTGCAGAGGAAGGAGCGCCTGGCCCAGAAGCGCTTCCCCGAGGCCACGACCGCCTACGACGGCCTCCTCCTTTCCCTCTGACCGTGTTTACCGGACCCTGCTCCCCGCCGGACGCCTACCTGCTCCTCGGGAGCAACCTGGGAGACCGTCTGGCGTACATCGAAGCCGCCGCCCGCCTCCTCGAGCGCTCGGGGAGGGTCCGCGTGACCGATAGGTCGCGCGTCTA
The genomic region above belongs to Acidobacteriota bacterium and contains:
- a CDS encoding MBL fold metallo-hydrolase is translated as MKDSVSVHFWGTRGSVPCFSGDKVRFGTNTSCMEVRWGHRERIVFDAGTGIIALGNQLHKTDLLESGPLHLFLSHFHWDHIHGLPFFKPAYDRRTRMVIYGRGGVEKVFTGQLLAPFSPIPLEALAARIEYVQIGGVMEVEDARVEPFEVHHPQRCFGFVVEVRGRKIVYATDTEPDGGRLDAQLQERAAGADLLVMDSNNSVEEASDRKGWGHSTWRDCVRVAKKAKVGQLVLYHNDPFHSDTVLQRKERLAQKRFPEATTAYDGLLLSL